One Methylobacterium sp. AMS5 genomic region harbors:
- the dapA gene encoding 4-hydroxy-tetrahydrodipicolinate synthase yields MTDTHARLRGSMTALATPFRDGEFDELAFRKFVNWQIEHGTHALVPTGTTGESPTLSHTEHDRVVEVCVAEAAGRVPVIAGAGSNSTREAVARARHAESVGADAVLTVTPYYNKPTQEGMYAHFKAVNDAVGIPIIIYNIPGRSVVDMSVDTMKRLFELKNIAGVKDATAKIDRVSLQRQALGEDFIQLSGEDATALGFNAHGGVGCISVVSNVAPRLCADLQEATLAGDYAKALKIQDRLMPLHVQMFYESNPVPAKYALSRLGLMSEEVRLPLVPATEGCRRAVDAALAHAGLI; encoded by the coding sequence ATGACCGATACCCACGCCCGCCTTCGCGGCTCGATGACCGCGCTCGCGACCCCGTTCCGCGACGGCGAGTTCGACGAGTTGGCCTTCCGGAAATTCGTGAACTGGCAGATCGAGCATGGCACCCACGCCCTGGTGCCGACCGGCACGACCGGCGAGAGCCCGACGCTGAGCCACACCGAGCACGACCGCGTGGTCGAGGTCTGCGTCGCCGAGGCCGCCGGCCGGGTGCCGGTGATCGCGGGCGCCGGATCGAACTCGACGCGGGAGGCCGTCGCGCGGGCCCGTCATGCCGAGAGCGTCGGCGCGGATGCGGTGCTCACCGTCACGCCCTACTACAACAAGCCGACGCAGGAGGGGATGTACGCCCACTTCAAGGCGGTGAACGACGCCGTCGGCATCCCGATCATCATCTACAACATCCCCGGCCGGTCCGTGGTCGACATGAGCGTCGACACCATGAAGCGGCTGTTCGAACTGAAGAACATCGCCGGCGTGAAGGATGCCACGGCCAAGATCGACCGTGTCAGCCTCCAGCGACAGGCATTGGGAGAAGACTTCATCCAGCTTTCTGGCGAAGATGCGACGGCGCTCGGCTTCAACGCCCATGGTGGGGTCGGCTGCATCTCCGTGGTCTCGAATGTCGCACCCCGGCTCTGTGCTGATCTGCAGGAAGCGACACTGGCGGGCGACTATGCCAAGGCCCTGAAGATCCAGGACCGGCTGATGCCGCTGCACGTGCAGATGTTCTACGAATCGAACCCGGTGCCGGCGAAATACGCTCTCTCGCGCCTCGGGCTGATGTCGGAGGAGGTGCGCCTGCCGCTGGTGCCGGCGACCGAGGGCTGCCGCCGGGCGGTCGATGCCGCGCTCGCTCATGCCGGCCTGATCTGA
- the smpB gene encoding SsrA-binding protein SmpB — protein sequence MAPKPDPGRRVVADNRSARYHYAIEDTLEAGIALTGTEVKSLRGGKATIGESYAGPSGNDLMLFNAYIPEYLEANRFNHDTKRPRRLLLHRRQINKLIGATQRQGYTVIPLKIYFNDKGRAKVELGLGKGKQLHDKRETVKQRDWQRDKARLMRDKG from the coding sequence ATGGCACCCAAACCCGATCCCGGCCGGCGCGTCGTCGCCGACAACCGCTCCGCCCGCTACCACTACGCGATCGAGGACACGCTCGAGGCCGGCATCGCGCTGACCGGCACCGAGGTGAAATCGCTGCGCGGCGGCAAGGCGACGATCGGTGAGTCCTATGCCGGGCCGTCCGGCAACGACCTGATGCTGTTCAACGCCTACATCCCGGAATATCTGGAGGCGAACCGCTTCAACCACGACACCAAGCGGCCCCGCCGCCTGCTGCTGCACCGCCGCCAGATCAACAAGCTGATCGGCGCGACCCAGCGCCAGGGCTATACGGTGATTCCGCTGAAGATCTACTTCAACGACAAGGGCCGGGCGAAGGTCGAGCTGGGCCTTGGCAAGGGCAAGCAGCTCCACGACAAGCGCGAGACCGTCAAGCAACGCGACTGGCAGCGCGACAAGGCTCGCCTGATGCGCGACAAGGGCTGA
- a CDS encoding NYN domain-containing protein translates to MSDKQRTAVFIDGANLYATTKALGFDIDYKRLLKDFQSRDNLIRAFYYTAMIEDQEYSSIRPLIDWLDYNGYRVVTKPVKEFTDSAGRRKIKGNMDIELAIDALELAPHIDHMVLFSGDGDFRSLVEAIQRRGVRVSVVSTIQTQPAMIADDLRRQADEFIDLAHLASRIGRDPSERTARAPGDSPRRDFAERAPRPNPGLESRYGIRPGATDEEAEG, encoded by the coding sequence ATGAGTGATAAGCAACGTACCGCAGTCTTTATCGATGGTGCAAATTTGTATGCGACCACGAAGGCGCTCGGTTTCGACATTGACTACAAGCGGCTGCTCAAGGATTTCCAGAGCCGCGATAATCTTATTCGTGCTTTCTATTACACGGCAATGATCGAGGATCAGGAGTATTCCTCGATTCGCCCGCTGATCGATTGGCTCGACTATAACGGCTATCGGGTCGTCACCAAGCCGGTGAAGGAATTCACCGACTCCGCCGGGCGCCGCAAGATCAAGGGCAACATGGATATCGAGCTCGCCATCGACGCGCTCGAACTGGCCCCCCACATCGACCACATGGTGCTGTTCTCCGGCGACGGTGATTTCCGCTCGCTCGTGGAAGCGATCCAGCGCCGCGGCGTTCGCGTCTCCGTCGTCTCCACCATCCAGACCCAGCCGGCGATGATCGCCGACGACCTGCGGCGTCAGGCGGACGAGTTCATCGATCTCGCCCATCTCGCAAGCCGGATCGGCCGTGACCCGAGCGAGCGCACCGCCCGCGCGCCCGGTGACAGCCCCCGCCGCGACTTCGCCGAGCGCGCGCCCCGCCCCAACCCCGGTCTCGAGAGCCGCTACGGCATCCGGCCCGGCGCGACCGACGAGGAAGCGGAAGGCTGA
- the pyrE gene encoding orotate phosphoribosyltransferase → MTPEDVLEEFRSAGALLQGHFILSSGLRSPTFLQKMTIFSDPARTERLCRALAEIITARFGRIDIVVSPAIGGIIPGYETARHLGAKAIFVERDPGGPFTLRRGFSIPAGTRAVIVEDIVTTGLSARECLASLKDEEGEVVGAACLIDRSGGRGEIGVPLLSLVTLDIPTYAPDALPAELAAIPPVKPGSRALPKP, encoded by the coding sequence ATGACGCCGGAAGACGTTCTCGAAGAGTTCCGTTCCGCAGGGGCCCTGCTGCAGGGACACTTCATTCTCAGCTCCGGCCTGCGCTCGCCCACCTTCCTGCAGAAGATGACGATCTTCTCCGATCCCGCGCGCACCGAGCGGCTGTGCCGGGCGCTGGCCGAAATCATCACAGCCCGCTTCGGCCGGATCGACATCGTGGTCTCTCCGGCCATCGGCGGCATCATCCCCGGCTACGAGACCGCCCGCCATCTCGGCGCCAAGGCGATCTTCGTCGAGCGCGACCCCGGCGGTCCCTTCACCCTGCGCCGCGGCTTCTCGATCCCCGCCGGCACCCGTGCCGTCATCGTCGAGGACATCGTGACGACAGGCCTCTCGGCCCGGGAGTGCCTCGCCTCGCTGAAGGATGAGGAGGGCGAGGTGGTGGGTGCCGCCTGCCTGATCGACCGTTCGGGCGGACGCGGCGAGATCGGCGTGCCGCTCCTGTCCCTGGTCACGCTCGACATCCCGACTTACGCACCGGACGCCTTGCCCGCCGAGCTGGCCGCTATCCCCCCGGTCAAGCCAGGCAGCCGGGCCTTGCCGAAGCCCTGA
- a CDS encoding bifunctional (p)ppGpp synthetase/guanosine-3',5'-bis(diphosphate) 3'-pyrophosphohydrolase, whose translation MMRQYELVERVKRYNPATNEALLNRAYVYAMRAHGTQKRASGDPFFAHPLEVAAILTDLRLDDATIVAAVLHDTVEDTAATLDEIREIFGPEIGALVDGLTKLKRLDLVSKRAVQGENFRKLLLAVAEDVRVLLVKLADRLHNMRTLHFMRDDKRARIAEETLDIYAPLAGRMGMQELRDELEDLSFRTLKPEVYATITKRLEDLSAKSGSVIESIEHDLTARLAARGIAAHVKGRLKKPFSIWSKMERKSVAFEQLSDIVGFRVIVGTLAECYAALGVVHTSWPMVPGRYKDYISTPKQNDYRSIHTTVIGPKRQRVELQIRTAEMDEIAEYGIAAHAHYKEASNEGAEGEIHPRLATESGAYQWLRRTIELLAEGDSPEEFLEHTKLELFQDQVFCFTPKGRLIALPRGATPIDFAYAVHTDVGNTAVGAKINGRLAPLLHELANGDEVEIARSDGASPPAAWESLVVTGKARSAIRRATRAAVRRQYAGLGRQILDRAFERAGKSFSEEKLRGSLPRLARASTEDVFAAVGRGEMFSGDVVKAVYPDFKEERRAGASGGPAANGAAGRLTRSKDQTMRLTFSGDAEGASALASIPIRGLAGDLPVSFAPNGGALPGDRIVGILTPGVGVTIYPIQSAALAAFDNEPERWLDVRWDVEGSQERFPAKLALESINEPGTLAQIAQVIAEHDGNIDNVSMKRRTQDFTDISIDLSVPDLKHLTAIVADLRGKRSVSRVERVNG comes from the coding sequence ATGATGCGCCAGTACGAACTCGTCGAGCGGGTCAAGCGCTACAATCCCGCCACGAACGAGGCGCTTCTCAACCGCGCCTACGTCTACGCCATGCGGGCGCACGGCACGCAGAAGCGCGCCTCCGGCGATCCGTTCTTCGCCCATCCCCTCGAAGTCGCCGCGATCCTCACCGACCTGCGCCTCGACGATGCGACCATCGTCGCGGCCGTCCTGCACGACACCGTCGAGGACACCGCCGCCACGCTCGACGAGATCCGCGAGATCTTCGGGCCTGAGATCGGCGCGCTGGTGGACGGGCTGACCAAGCTCAAGCGCCTCGACCTCGTCTCGAAGCGGGCGGTGCAGGGCGAGAACTTCCGTAAGCTCCTCCTGGCGGTGGCCGAGGATGTGCGGGTGCTTCTGGTGAAGCTCGCCGACCGCCTGCACAACATGCGCACGCTCCACTTCATGCGCGACGACAAGCGGGCGCGGATCGCCGAGGAGACCCTCGACATCTACGCGCCGCTCGCCGGCCGCATGGGCATGCAGGAGCTGCGCGACGAGCTGGAAGACCTCTCGTTCCGCACGCTGAAGCCCGAGGTCTACGCCACCATCACCAAGCGGCTCGAAGACCTCTCGGCCAAGTCCGGCAGCGTGATCGAGAGCATCGAGCACGACCTCACCGCCCGGCTCGCTGCGCGCGGCATCGCCGCTCACGTGAAAGGGCGGCTGAAGAAGCCGTTCTCGATCTGGTCGAAGATGGAGCGCAAGTCGGTCGCCTTCGAACAGCTCTCCGACATCGTCGGCTTCCGCGTCATCGTCGGCACCCTGGCCGAGTGCTACGCCGCGCTCGGCGTCGTGCATACGAGCTGGCCGATGGTGCCGGGCCGCTACAAGGACTACATCTCGACGCCCAAGCAGAACGACTACCGCTCGATCCACACCACGGTGATCGGGCCGAAGCGCCAGCGTGTCGAGCTGCAGATCCGCACCGCCGAGATGGACGAGATCGCCGAGTACGGCATCGCCGCCCACGCCCATTACAAGGAGGCCTCCAACGAGGGCGCCGAGGGCGAGATCCACCCGCGCCTGGCCACCGAGAGCGGTGCCTACCAATGGCTGCGCCGCACCATCGAGCTTCTGGCCGAGGGCGACTCGCCGGAAGAGTTTCTGGAGCACACCAAGCTGGAGCTGTTCCAGGATCAGGTGTTCTGCTTCACGCCCAAGGGCCGCCTGATCGCCCTGCCGCGGGGCGCCACGCCGATCGATTTCGCCTACGCGGTGCATACCGATGTCGGCAACACGGCGGTGGGTGCCAAGATCAACGGACGGCTCGCACCCTTGCTGCACGAACTCGCCAACGGCGACGAGGTCGAGATCGCCCGCTCCGACGGCGCCTCGCCGCCGGCCGCGTGGGAATCGCTCGTCGTCACCGGCAAGGCGCGCTCGGCGATCCGGCGGGCGACCCGCGCCGCCGTGCGGCGCCAATATGCCGGTCTCGGCCGCCAGATCCTCGACCGCGCCTTCGAGCGGGCCGGCAAGAGCTTCTCCGAGGAGAAGCTGCGCGGCTCGCTGCCCCGACTCGCCCGCGCGAGCACCGAGGACGTGTTCGCCGCCGTCGGGCGCGGCGAGATGTTCTCCGGCGACGTGGTGAAGGCCGTCTATCCCGATTTCAAGGAGGAGCGGCGCGCGGGGGCGAGCGGCGGTCCGGCGGCCAATGGCGCGGCGGGGCGCCTTACCCGTTCCAAGGATCAGACCATGCGGCTGACCTTCTCGGGTGATGCCGAGGGGGCCTCGGCCTTGGCCAGCATTCCGATTCGCGGTCTCGCCGGCGACCTGCCGGTGAGCTTCGCCCCGAACGGCGGCGCCCTGCCGGGAGACCGCATCGTCGGCATCCTCACCCCCGGCGTCGGCGTGACGATCTACCCGATTCAGTCGGCCGCGCTCGCCGCCTTCGACAACGAGCCCGAGCGCTGGCTCGACGTGCGCTGGGACGTGGAAGGCTCGCAGGAGCGCTTCCCCGCCAAACTCGCGCTCGAATCGATCAACGAGCCCGGCACGCTGGCGCAGATCGCCCAGGTGATCGCCGAGCATGACGGCAACATCGACAATGTTTCGATGAAGCGTCGCACGCAGGACTTCACCGACATCTCCATCGACCTCTCGGTGCCGGATCTGAAGCACCTCACGGCCATCGTCGCGGATCTGCGCGGCAAGCGCTCGGTGAGCCGCGTCGAGCGGGTGAACGGCTGA
- the rpoZ gene encoding DNA-directed RNA polymerase subunit omega, with product MARVTVEDCIEKVENRFELVLLASHRARLLAAGAPLTVERDRDKNPVVALREIGDETITAEDLKEQLIHSMQKYVEVDEPEAETVPLLSSSPAAAAVAPQSSSDDKNVQFDFMSEEDLLRGLENLAPPTETDDEGE from the coding sequence ATGGCTCGCGTCACCGTCGAAGACTGCATCGAGAAGGTCGAGAACCGCTTCGAGCTGGTCCTGCTCGCCAGCCACCGGGCGCGCCTGCTCGCCGCCGGCGCCCCGCTGACCGTGGAGCGCGACCGCGACAAGAACCCCGTCGTGGCCCTTCGCGAGATCGGCGACGAGACCATCACGGCCGAGGATCTGAAGGAGCAGCTCATCCACTCGATGCAGAAATACGTCGAGGTGGACGAGCCCGAGGCCGAGACCGTGCCACTCCTGTCGAGCTCGCCCGCCGCCGCCGCGGTGGCACCCCAGTCCTCCTCGGACGACAAGAACGTGCAGTTCGACTTCATGAGCGAGGAGGATCTCCTCCGCGGCCTGGAGAACCTCGCGCCCCCGACCGAGACCGACGACGAAGGCGAGTAA
- a CDS encoding NifU family protein, which produces MFIQTEATPNPATLKFLPGRVVLTDGTFEARDTATAERSPLATALFAVPGVSGVYFGHDFISVTKADGVNEWPQVKPAVLGAIMDHFQSGRPVLAEGTALAEDETEEFYDEADHDTVATIKDLLETRVRPAVAGDGGDITFRGYRDGIVYLEMKGACSGCPSSTATLRQGVQNLFRHFLPSVREVQAI; this is translated from the coding sequence ATGTTCATTCAGACCGAAGCCACGCCGAACCCCGCCACGCTCAAGTTCCTGCCCGGCCGCGTCGTGCTCACCGACGGGACCTTCGAGGCCCGCGACACCGCGACCGCCGAGCGCTCGCCGCTGGCCACCGCTCTGTTCGCGGTGCCCGGCGTCTCGGGCGTCTATTTCGGGCACGACTTCATCTCCGTCACCAAGGCCGACGGCGTCAACGAGTGGCCGCAGGTGAAGCCCGCCGTGCTCGGCGCGATCATGGACCACTTCCAGTCCGGCCGCCCGGTTCTGGCCGAGGGCACGGCGCTCGCCGAGGACGAGACGGAGGAGTTCTACGACGAGGCCGATCACGACACCGTGGCCACCATCAAGGACCTGCTGGAGACCCGCGTGCGCCCGGCGGTGGCGGGCGACGGCGGCGACATCACCTTCCGCGGCTACCGCGACGGCATCGTCTACCTCGAGATGAAGGGCGCCTGCTCGGGCTGCCCGTCCTCCACCGCGACCCTGCGCCAGGGCGTGCAGAACCTGTTCCGCCACTTCCTGCCCTCCGTGCGGGAAGTCCAGGCGATCTAA
- the tsaB gene encoding tRNA (adenosine(37)-N6)-threonylcarbamoyltransferase complex dimerization subunit type 1 TsaB, with protein sequence MRILAIDTALEACAACVATDDSDDLLAEESMPLVRGHAEALLPLIERVMARVEGGFEGLDRVAVTVGPGSYTGLRVGLSAARAIGLAAGIPVVGVTTLSALLAPQLALNGDDTVAAAIDARHGAVYLQAMSVREGTVIPPRHIALEEAVTLLGKRRAILTGSGAPALAAAAAAAGLSVDVAETGAPQIAWVASLGLVADPDQALPRPLYLRGPDAQPQQHARLARA encoded by the coding sequence TTGCGGATCCTTGCCATCGATACGGCGCTCGAAGCCTGCGCTGCCTGCGTGGCCACCGACGACAGCGACGACCTGCTCGCCGAGGAGTCGATGCCGCTCGTGCGCGGGCACGCCGAAGCGCTCCTGCCGCTGATCGAGCGGGTCATGGCTCGGGTCGAGGGCGGCTTCGAAGGTCTCGACCGCGTCGCGGTCACGGTCGGGCCCGGCAGCTATACGGGCTTGCGCGTCGGCCTCTCCGCCGCCCGCGCCATCGGGCTCGCCGCCGGCATTCCGGTCGTGGGCGTGACCACTCTGTCCGCCCTGCTCGCGCCGCAGCTCGCCCTCAACGGCGACGATACGGTGGCCGCCGCGATCGATGCGCGTCACGGCGCCGTCTACCTCCAGGCCATGAGCGTGAGGGAAGGCACGGTGATTCCGCCCCGGCACATCGCTTTGGAGGAGGCGGTGACCCTGCTCGGCAAGCGACGGGCGATCCTCACCGGCTCCGGCGCTCCCGCGCTCGCGGCGGCAGCCGCTGCCGCCGGCCTCTCCGTCGACGTCGCCGAGACCGGCGCGCCGCAGATCGCCTGGGTCGCCTCGCTCGGGCTCGTCGCCGATCCGGACCAGGCGCTGCCGCGCCCCCTTTACCTGCGCGGGCCCGACGCCCAGCCGCAGCAGCATGCGAGGCTCGCAAGGGCATGA
- a CDS encoding GNAT family N-acetyltransferase, translating into MTRTVSPFWPLDWWSAWWDAWGSVPYVAPLRDAGQASDLEKLHATAFARPWAAHEFERMLCERSTEAHALRRGNALLGFVLSRKAVDEAEILTIVLAPSARGGGHSHRLLREHLTALAYAGIRTVHLEVDEGNTPALKLYTRHGFLKIGERKGYYPLPDGSRATALTMSATLS; encoded by the coding sequence ATGACGCGGACCGTCTCCCCGTTCTGGCCGCTCGATTGGTGGTCCGCATGGTGGGACGCCTGGGGCTCCGTGCCCTACGTCGCGCCGCTGCGGGACGCCGGTCAGGCGTCCGACCTGGAAAAGCTGCACGCCACCGCCTTCGCCCGCCCCTGGGCGGCCCACGAATTCGAGCGGATGCTGTGCGAGCGCTCGACGGAGGCGCATGCCCTGCGCCGGGGCAATGCGCTGCTGGGCTTCGTGCTGTCGCGTAAGGCCGTGGACGAGGCGGAAATCCTCACCATCGTTCTGGCGCCGTCCGCCCGCGGCGGCGGCCACAGCCACCGGCTCCTGCGCGAGCACCTGACCGCTTTGGCCTATGCCGGCATCCGCACCGTCCATCTCGAAGTCGACGAGGGCAACACGCCGGCCCTGAAGCTCTACACCCGCCACGGCTTCCTCAAGATCGGCGAGCGCAAGGGCTACTACCCGCTGCCCGACGGCAGCCGGGCCACGGCGCTGACCATGAGCGCGACGCTGTCGTGA
- a CDS encoding lysophospholipid acyltransferase family protein yields the protein MTRIGIGLRLFVQAVAFLIVIGPHWLSLRFGRGRLAAHIAMLFHRLFLRLFSVRVTQSGTPPQPGEPALVLSNHVSWLDIVALGSLRPLSFVAKSEIAGWPLIGLLAKLQRTVFIERSKRTATAHVNATVGQRLANGDLIVLFAEGTTGDGLRLLPFRSSLVGAARTALTAQTGGLARIRLQPLALGYPRRNGLPVTRAERPEIAWYGDMELAPHLALFAHRGPIDVHVNWGAPIAFEAATDRKVATLQAEAAVRQGLRQIHLGGAAPRPMPAAPETIGEGADVSAPGVAAV from the coding sequence ATGACGCGCATCGGCATCGGCCTCCGCCTCTTCGTCCAGGCGGTGGCCTTCCTGATCGTAATCGGGCCGCACTGGCTCAGCCTGCGCTTTGGCCGGGGCCGGCTCGCGGCGCACATCGCGATGCTGTTCCACCGCCTGTTCCTGCGCCTGTTCTCCGTTCGGGTGACGCAGAGCGGCACGCCGCCGCAGCCGGGCGAGCCGGCGCTCGTGCTCTCGAACCACGTCTCCTGGCTCGACATCGTCGCGCTCGGGTCGCTGCGCCCGCTCTCCTTCGTGGCCAAGTCGGAAATCGCGGGCTGGCCGCTGATCGGCCTGCTGGCCAAGCTCCAACGCACCGTCTTCATCGAGCGCTCCAAGCGGACGGCGACCGCCCACGTCAACGCCACGGTCGGGCAACGGCTGGCAAATGGCGACCTGATCGTGCTGTTCGCCGAGGGCACCACCGGCGATGGCCTGCGCCTGCTGCCGTTCCGCTCCTCGCTGGTCGGCGCCGCCCGGACGGCGCTGACGGCGCAGACCGGCGGACTCGCGCGCATCCGGCTCCAGCCCCTGGCGCTGGGCTACCCGCGCCGCAACGGCCTGCCGGTGACCCGCGCCGAGCGGCCGGAGATCGCATGGTACGGCGACATGGAACTCGCGCCGCATCTCGCCCTGTTCGCCCACCGCGGCCCCATCGACGTGCACGTGAACTGGGGCGCGCCGATCGCCTTCGAGGCCGCCACCGACCGCAAGGTCGCGACCCTGCAGGCCGAGGCCGCCGTGCGGCAGGGCCTGCGCCAGATCCACCTCGGCGGGGCCGCCCCCCGTCCGATGCCGGCGGCGCCGGAAACAATCGGGGAGGGCGCCGACGTCTCGGCGCCGGGCGTCGCCGCGGTGTGA
- a CDS encoding MEKHLA domain-containing protein, translating into MVHLQGDPRFFTLLTGSFLRLVGRPLVPAPDLGPDWLYASAPFAVLAHDTGPDPLFVYANRAAQRAFGYRWDDIVGMPSRLSAEAPERAERQRLLDAVARDGFVSDYAGIRVAKDGRRFPVAEGIVWQLVDEGGIVRGQAATFPLPA; encoded by the coding sequence ATGGTGCATCTCCAAGGCGATCCCCGCTTCTTCACCCTGCTGACCGGCAGCTTCCTGCGCCTCGTCGGCCGCCCGCTCGTGCCTGCGCCGGATCTCGGGCCGGACTGGCTCTACGCGTCGGCGCCCTTCGCGGTGCTGGCCCACGACACGGGCCCCGACCCGCTTTTCGTCTACGCCAACCGGGCGGCGCAGCGGGCCTTCGGCTACCGCTGGGACGACATCGTCGGCATGCCCTCGCGGCTCTCGGCCGAGGCGCCGGAGCGGGCCGAGCGCCAGCGCCTGCTCGATGCGGTCGCCCGAGACGGATTCGTCTCGGATTATGCCGGCATTCGCGTTGCCAAGGATGGGCGGCGCTTCCCGGTCGCCGAGGGCATCGTCTGGCAACTCGTGGATGAGGGCGGGATCGTTCGCGGCCAGGCGGCGACCTTCCCCCTGCCAGCCTGA
- a CDS encoding PH domain-containing protein gives MTEKPLATYRPVFVLWIALLQQVPLQLFFTVWAAGFFGGMYHEAFGASTTLANSLAAIGSVVFIGFPVVVVISRAMNYRTTRYRLYPDRIEIEEGFLTIHAKRLMFRDICEASLRRGVLQRSIGLGSVCLDTQAAGALKPWSLFNSLGLSSTLGSGAMIRDIPDADQAYERLRGLIDAARRD, from the coding sequence ATGACCGAAAAGCCTCTGGCGACCTATCGCCCGGTTTTCGTTCTGTGGATCGCGTTGCTGCAACAGGTTCCCTTACAACTTTTCTTCACAGTTTGGGCCGCCGGCTTCTTCGGCGGGATGTACCATGAGGCTTTCGGGGCTTCGACGACGTTGGCAAATTCCCTCGCCGCCATCGGCTCGGTCGTCTTCATCGGATTTCCTGTCGTCGTCGTCATTTCACGCGCGATGAACTACCGCACGACGCGCTATCGCCTCTATCCTGATCGAATCGAGATCGAGGAAGGCTTCCTGACCATCCATGCCAAACGCCTGATGTTCCGCGATATATGCGAGGCGTCGCTGCGGCGTGGGGTGCTCCAGCGCAGCATCGGGCTGGGCTCCGTCTGTCTCGACACGCAAGCTGCCGGGGCTCTCAAACCCTGGAGTCTCTTCAACTCATTGGGCCTGAGCAGCACCCTCGGCAGCGGCGCGATGATCAGGGACATCCCCGACGCCGACCAAGCGTACGAACGCCTGCGCGGCCTCATCGATGCAGCGCGCCGCGACTGA
- the miaB gene encoding tRNA (N6-isopentenyl adenosine(37)-C2)-methylthiotransferase MiaB — protein sequence MKKAYVKSYGCQMNAYDAGRMADVLAAEGYSATDSVEEADVVVLNTCHIREKAAEKVYSELGRLRVLKGERAESGHDTRIVVAGCVAQAEGREILSRAPAVDVVVGPQSYHRLPDLLRQSRTSRVVDTEFPAEDKFDHLPARRNRGVTGFLTVQEGCDKFCAFCVVPYTRGAEVSRPVAAVVEEARRLVEGGVREITLIGQNVNAYHGDGPDGAPATLGHLMDALSAVPGLLRLRYTTSHPNDFADDLIAAHEKNPLVMPYLHLPVQSGSDRILQAMNRRHTGDAYRRLIERIRSARPDIALSSDFIVGFPGETDADFVQTMRLVSDIGFSAAFSFKYSPRAGTPAAEREDAVPEAVKTERLAALQELLDRQRHAYNAASVGTLTEILVEKTGRHPGQVAGKTPHLQAVQFDAPASTIGSVVRVRITRAGSNSLFGEALEGAAAAA from the coding sequence TTGAAGAAAGCCTACGTCAAGTCCTACGGCTGCCAGATGAACGCCTACGACGCCGGCCGCATGGCCGACGTGCTGGCGGCCGAGGGCTACAGCGCGACGGACTCGGTCGAGGAGGCCGATGTCGTCGTCCTCAACACCTGCCACATCCGCGAGAAGGCCGCCGAGAAGGTCTATTCCGAACTCGGGCGCCTGCGGGTGCTGAAGGGCGAGCGGGCCGAGAGCGGGCACGACACCCGCATCGTGGTCGCAGGCTGCGTCGCGCAGGCGGAAGGCCGCGAGATTCTTTCGCGCGCACCGGCGGTCGATGTCGTCGTCGGCCCGCAGAGTTATCACCGCCTGCCCGATTTGTTGCGCCAATCGCGAACAAGCCGCGTCGTCGACACCGAATTTCCGGCCGAGGACAAGTTCGACCACCTGCCCGCCCGGCGCAACCGCGGCGTCACCGGCTTCCTCACCGTGCAGGAGGGCTGCGACAAGTTCTGCGCCTTCTGCGTCGTGCCCTATACCCGCGGCGCGGAGGTCTCGCGCCCGGTGGCGGCGGTGGTGGAAGAAGCGCGCCGCCTCGTCGAGGGCGGGGTGCGCGAGATCACCCTCATCGGCCAGAACGTCAACGCCTATCACGGCGACGGGCCGGACGGCGCACCCGCGACCCTCGGCCACCTGATGGACGCGCTGTCCGCGGTGCCGGGCCTCCTGCGCCTGCGTTACACGACGAGCCACCCCAACGACTTCGCGGATGATCTCATCGCCGCGCACGAAAAAAACCCGCTGGTGATGCCCTACCTGCACCTGCCGGTGCAGTCGGGCTCGGACCGCATCCTCCAGGCGATGAACCGGCGCCACACGGGCGATGCCTACCGCCGGCTGATCGAGCGCATCCGAAGCGCGCGGCCCGACATCGCCCTGTCCTCGGATTTCATCGTCGGCTTTCCCGGCGAAACCGATGCCGATTTCGTGCAGACCATGCGGCTCGTCTCCGATATCGGCTTTTCGGCGGCGTTCTCGTTCAAGTACAGCCCGCGGGCCGGCACGCCCGCGGCGGAACGCGAGGATGCGGTGCCGGAGGCGGTGAAGACCGAGCGGCTCGCCGCCCTCCAGGAACTCCTCGACCGGCAGCGCCACGCCTACAATGCGGCGAGCGTCGGCACGCTCACCGAGATCCTGGTGGAGAAGACCGGCCGGCATCCGGGTCAGGTCGCCGGCAAGACGCCGCATCTCCAGGCGGTGCAGTTCGATGCGCCGGCCTCGACCATCGGCTCGGTGGTGCGGGTGCGGATTACGCGGGCGGGCTCCAACAGCCTGTTCGGCGAAGCGCTGGAGGGTGCGGCGGCGGCCGCGTGA